From Pseudomonas sp. stari2, a single genomic window includes:
- a CDS encoding YtcA family lipoprotein produces the protein MPSFDSVRLALIPVVLLLSGCSTSPSLVLFGAAFPDWLFCIVGGVVATTVIHVILGRYSLRERISPLALSYPALTGLLAMLLWLVVFHG, from the coding sequence ATGCCTTCATTCGATTCCGTCAGGCTGGCACTGATACCTGTCGTTCTCCTGCTCAGTGGATGCTCCACGTCCCCCTCGCTTGTACTGTTCGGTGCGGCTTTTCCCGACTGGCTGTTCTGCATTGTCGGCGGCGTTGTGGCGACCACGGTGATCCACGTGATACTGGGCAGATATTCGCTGCGCGAACGCATTTCTCCTCTGGCACTGAGTTACCCGGCACTGACCGGACTCCTGGCGATGCTGTTGTGGCTCGTCGTCTTCCACGGATGA
- the mdtN gene encoding multidrug transporter subunit MdtN translates to MNKPDAKPHSSRVPALLIVLAAFLLLGYVLWQTETRPSTDDAYVYADTIDVVPEVNGRIVEMPVRDNQLVKQGDLLIRIDARPYQDALDQARARLVTLNQQIGLTQRSVNAQQYEAASAVASVERARAQATQSNDTLQRLEKLLAKGYVSVEAVDQARTAQRSTAAELNATRLQAQRAGAAVSGVDALVAQRAEVEAQISLAELSLEFTEVRAPFDGRIASLRTTVGQFASAYKPIFTLIDTRHWYVVANFRETDLKGIKAGTSATLYLLGDTGKRFQGRVDSLSFGVLPDDGGTVVEGLPRVQRTINWVRVSQRFPVKISVQDPDPELFRIGASAVAVLRPDESAKTGQ, encoded by the coding sequence ATGAATAAACCCGACGCAAAACCGCATTCAAGCCGTGTGCCGGCGCTGCTGATCGTGCTGGCGGCGTTCCTGCTGCTGGGCTACGTGCTCTGGCAAACCGAAACCCGGCCCAGTACCGATGATGCCTACGTGTATGCCGACACCATCGATGTCGTTCCGGAAGTGAACGGCCGGATCGTCGAAATGCCGGTGCGCGATAATCAGTTGGTCAAGCAGGGCGATCTGTTGATCCGCATCGACGCGCGTCCCTATCAGGACGCACTGGATCAGGCCCGGGCGCGGCTGGTGACCCTCAATCAGCAGATCGGTCTGACCCAACGCAGCGTGAACGCCCAGCAATACGAGGCCGCATCGGCGGTGGCATCGGTCGAACGGGCGAGGGCGCAGGCCACGCAGTCCAACGACACCCTTCAACGTTTGGAGAAATTGCTCGCCAAGGGCTACGTGTCCGTAGAGGCGGTGGACCAGGCGCGGACGGCCCAGCGTTCGACGGCTGCCGAACTCAACGCCACCCGATTGCAGGCGCAACGAGCCGGAGCCGCCGTCAGTGGCGTGGATGCGCTGGTGGCGCAGCGGGCCGAAGTCGAGGCGCAGATTTCCCTGGCCGAACTGAGCCTGGAATTCACCGAAGTGCGCGCACCTTTCGACGGGCGAATCGCCTCCTTGCGCACCACCGTCGGCCAGTTCGCCTCGGCCTACAAACCGATCTTCACACTGATCGATACACGCCACTGGTACGTGGTGGCGAACTTTCGCGAGACCGATCTGAAAGGCATCAAGGCCGGCACGTCCGCCACGCTTTATCTGTTGGGCGACACCGGCAAGCGCTTTCAGGGCCGGGTGGATTCGCTCAGTTTCGGTGTGCTGCCGGATGACGGCGGAACCGTGGTCGAAGGCCTGCCGCGTGTCCAGCGCACCATCAACTGGGTCCGGGTTTCGCAACGGTTTCCGGTGAAGATCTCGGTGCAGGATCCCGACCCGGAACTGTTCCGCATCGGCGCCTCGGCCGTCGCGGTGCTGCGCCCTGACGAATCGGCCAAGACCGGCCAATGA